The stretch of DNA GGAAGCGACGCCTCGGGCCCGATGTTGCCCAAACCCAACACCGCACTGCCGTCGGTAATCACAGCCACGGTGTTCCATTTGGAGGTCACTTCGTAAACCGCGTCGGGGTCGCGCACAATTTCGCGGCAAGGTTCCGCTACGCCGGGCGTGTAGGCTATGGAAAGGTCGTCCATACTTTCCATGGGCATTTTACTTCCCGTGAAAAGTTTTCCTTTGAACGCGCGGTGGGCGGCCAACGACCTGGCGGCGATATCCTCGTTGCTCATCAGAAGATGACCTCCATCACTTCACAGCGACTTTAAGGTAGCCGAGTATCCCTCGTCGTCAAGGATCGCGGCCACTTTTTCGGGCGCGTCCGTTTCCAAGCGCACCTCTTTCGCGCTCAGATCCACCTCGTAGCCGGAAAAGCCGGCCCCGTCCAGAGCCTTCGAAATGGCCTTCACGCAATGCTCACAAGACATATCGGGAACGGAAAACACTTTTTTCACTTTAAAACCCTCCTTTAATTATTATGATTCTCATATCGCCAAAAGCAGGTCTCGCATTTTCGCCATGCCTTTGGTTGCCGGTTCTTTGATGATGGTAAAATTATCCGGAATCTGTGACTCGTCGGCGTTGGGATCGACCAAAAACGCCTTCACGTTCTCGGGCAACCTCTGCGCCAAACCCGCGGCGGGATATACCACCAAAGACGTTCCGATGGCCGCGAAAAAATCGGCGCTCCAAGTGAGTTTTTCGGCTTCCATAATCAGGGGAACGGACTCGCCGAACCAGACGATGTGAGGACGCAGTTGCCCGCCATCTTCCGCCAACTGTCCCATACGGATATCCTCATAGCCAATATCGTAGATCCGCTCTTCGTTCCAAACGCTCCGCGCTTTGGTCAGTTCCCCGTGCAAGTGCAAGACGTTAGTGCTGCCTGCGCGTTCGTGGAGGTTGTCCACGTTTTGCGTGACAATGTGCACATCGAAATGTTCCTCCAGCTCCGCCAGGATCTTGTGCGCTTCGTTAGGTTGCGTCGTGGCCAGTTGTTTTCGGCGTTGGTTGTAAAAATCCAATATCAGCGCTGGGTTATTTTTCCATCCCGCGGCGCTGGCGACCTCCATAACGTCGTGATTCTCCCAAAGCCCGTCATTGTCTCGGAACGTCTTTATCCCGCTCTCCGCGCTCACGCCAGCCCCGGTCAAAACCACCAGCCTTTTTTTCACGTCCGTACCCCCTTTGCCGGGTAAAAGTTATCCACTTCATTATAACCCGGCAATCCGGTTACGTCCGTTTTATTGGGTGTATTGCCCTGACCGCTGTGTCGGTAGATTTGCCTTTGGGCGCTTTTCATCTTAAAATTAAAATGTATTCACGGAAGGACACATAAAATGTATTCACGGAAGGACACAAAGGGCACAACGGAAGGACACATATGTTGGAAAAGTGAAGAGCCTGATGCCGAATCGGACTCACCGAAATTTGGGCGATGAGATATTCTACGGGAGGCAGCCCAGAACGAGGAGGAGAAATTTATGATCATCGGGCAAGACACGCTGTCTATCATCGAGGCTTTGCACGACCCTGTGCTACTCGTCAGTCAAAGAGGAAAAATTGTAAACGCCAATGGTGTATTTTTCCAGAACTGGGAATTAACCGAGAGCGACCTGGCTGACGCGCAGTTGATCGACCTGTATTCCAATAAAGTGATAAAGCGAGGGTTGTTTCGCCTTTTCATCAAGGCTCTGCGAGGGCAACGCGACGCCAGCTTCACTTTTCCTCACCGCAACCCGGACAAAATGGTCAAAAACGTTTTGGCCACCGCCTGCCGGGCAGCCTTCGGCGACCAGGAACACGTCGTTTTCACCTTTAAGGAGATCCCAACCCAGAAGGTGGTGATCGCGGACGACGAGGGGACCAGTTCTTGGAAGGCCTACTTCGATCTGGCCTATGAGCCTTATGTGGAGTTTCGCCCCGCGGAACCCATCTCACCCTTCCAGGAATCGGGAGACAGGGCGTCCTACCTAGAAATCGCGGGGGACTCCCTACAAGTCAATTTCGCCAATAAAGCGGCCGCTAAATTCTACAAAGGCGAGGCAGGGTCTCTGATAGGTGAGAGTTTTTCCTCGTTCTTCAACGACAAAATCGACGCGATCCGTTTTCTGGATATGCTCGCTGTCGTGGGCCAAATAAAAGCCGAGACCACCGTTATCGCCTGTGGCAAGCCTGCTCAGGTGGAGATGCACTGCATGGTCAAATTCAGCGAGTCGGGTGCCATCGATGCGATTTATTGCGCTCAACGAGATCTGACGGGCCGTCAGCGTTACGAGGCAATCATCGGGGACAGCCGGATAGAAATGGACTTTATCTTCAACCAACCATTTGCCGGGTTTGCTTTCCTCGCTCCCGCCAGCCCCATCGAGCGTCCCCAGGCCGATAACGTGGACAAGATACTCGATACGATGCTGAACGAGATCGTCATTATGCGGGTTAATCAAGCAATGCTAGATATTTACGGCACCGACAGAGCCCGGTTTCTCTTGAAGTCCATGAAGGCGCTTTTTGCCGATCCAGACATCGCGCGTCAAGTGTTGAAAGAGCTTTTCGTGATTCGCGCAACCTCGGTCGAAAGATACGCCGTGTCGGAGGAAATGATCGAGAACCTCCTCGAACGAGCCTCCACCTACCAAGCCCTCTTCGACTCCGCGGACCGCTTGTGCGGGGTTTTTGTTGCCACCTCGAAACACCCTCTCGGCTACAAACCGCGCCACAGCAACAAAACAGAATGCGTCGCGCTGAGGGGCAACAGAACCACATAAATGCCAGGCCTAGTGTCGGGGACGCGCGATGTACCACCAGCGTTTATTTCGCTGGACAGCCGCCTTCTCCTCCCGGAAAGGCAGCGCGGCATCGAAAATAGGAGGAATCACCGTTTCCCCGCGTTCGTTGGCATAGCCCCATCCGCCGGACAGAGACTCGAAAGGAACGATCTCCTCTCCGGTGGTCTCCGCGTTGTCTATCGTATTTTGAGATCCAGAGTTTTGGGATCCAGAGTACAGATCCCAGATTTTACCGTCGCGGTTCACGTAACGCCCTCCGCCGCTTTCCGCCTCCACCCGCGCCATACCCAAGGCAAAGCGCGGGGCGACGGTCCTCCAAGGCGCGAAGGCCGCCTTGATAACAGTCCGGCCCCGGCGGTCGATAAATCCCGTTTTTCCTCCGATCAAAACCGCCGCCAGCCCTTCGGAGAAACTCCCGATCTCCGCCTCCAG from Synergistaceae bacterium encodes:
- a CDS encoding heavy-metal-associated domain-containing protein, coding for MKKVFSVPDMSCEHCVKAISKALDGAGFSGYEVDLSAKEVRLETDAPEKVAAILDDEGYSATLKSL
- a CDS encoding NAD-dependent deacylase, with the protein product MKKRLVVLTGAGVSAESGIKTFRDNDGLWENHDVMEVASAAGWKNNPALILDFYNQRRKQLATTQPNEAHKILAELEEHFDVHIVTQNVDNLHERAGSTNVLHLHGELTKARSVWNEERIYDIGYEDIRMGQLAEDGGQLRPHIVWFGESVPLIMEAEKLTWSADFFAAIGTSLVVYPAAGLAQRLPENVKAFLVDPNADESQIPDNFTIIKEPATKGMAKMRDLLLAI
- a CDS encoding PAS domain-containing protein — translated: MIIGQDTLSIIEALHDPVLLVSQRGKIVNANGVFFQNWELTESDLADAQLIDLYSNKVIKRGLFRLFIKALRGQRDASFTFPHRNPDKMVKNVLATACRAAFGDQEHVVFTFKEIPTQKVVIADDEGTSSWKAYFDLAYEPYVEFRPAEPISPFQESGDRASYLEIAGDSLQVNFANKAAAKFYKGEAGSLIGESFSSFFNDKIDAIRFLDMLAVVGQIKAETTVIACGKPAQVEMHCMVKFSESGAIDAIYCAQRDLTGRQRYEAIIGDSRIEMDFIFNQPFAGFAFLAPASPIERPQADNVDKILDTMLNEIVIMRVNQAMLDIYGTDRARFLLKSMKALFADPDIARQVLKELFVIRATSVERYAVSEEMIENLLERASTYQALFDSADRLCGVFVATSKHPLGYKPRHSNKTECVALRGNRTT